DNA sequence from the Butyricimonas faecalis genome:
GTACAGAGCAGAAATACACACCGAGAAAGGTGTCATGAAGGTTCTTTTTTTTGAAAAAGACGCGCCGAATACCGTTGCCAACTTTGTAAAACTCGCCCGCGAAGGCTTTTATGACGGATTGACGTTCCACCGGGTTATCCCGGATTTCGTGATCCAGGGCGGTTGTCCCAAAGGCGACGGGACCGGGGGACCGGGTTACACCATCAAATGTGAATTAAACGGGGATAACCAGTATCATGACCGGGGAGTGCTATCCATGGCTCATGCCGGGCGGGATACCGGAGGATCGCAATTCTTTATTTGTCATAACCGTAGAAACACGGCTCACCTGGACAGACGCCACACGTGTTTCGGACAGGTTTACGAGGGATTGGAAGTCATTGATGCCATCCGTCAGGGAGACAAAATAATCAAAATTGTCATCACGGAGGAAAATGAATAAGCCTGTGTTCTTAGTTGTTTAAATAATTCAGAAAAGCCGAAGTGTTTATGCAACAACTTCGGCTTTTCACTTGTATCTTGCTTATCTTACTTTGCAAAAAGAGCAGCCAGCGCGATAGAATTCAATTTCGCGTCCACGCTGTCACCCCTGGAAGAGAGCACGCTCGGGGCAGTTGCACCCACAAGGATGGCACCTTGACGAGCGTTAGCCAACTTCGTGTTCGTTTTGTAGAACACGTTACCGGATTCGATGTTCGGGAATACCAAGCAGTCGGCATCTCCCGCTACCGGAGATTTGATTTTCTTGATCTCGGCAGCTTCCTTATCGATAGCCACGTCAAGAGCCAACGGTCCGTCGATGTCGATATTACCTAACTGGCCTCTCTCTCCCATCTTGGCAAGAATAGCGGCATCCGTGGTAGATTCCACCTTCGGAAGTACTTGTTCCGTGGCAGAAATCATGGCCACTTTCGGGCGTTGCACACCGAGAGCGTTGGCAATCTGGGTAACGTATTTCACGATAGCCATTTTCTGGCTGAAATCCGGAGCCGGAATGATAGCGGCATCACTGAACACCAACAATTTGTGGTAATTCGGGCACTCCATCACAACCACGTGAGATAAGGTGGCTTTCGGGGGCAACAAACCGCAATCTTTATTCAAGATGGCACGCATATATTTGTCGGTACTAACCAAACCTTTCATGATAAAGTCAGCTTCCTTGTCACGTACCATTTGTACGGCTTTGGCAGCTGCTTTGGTATCCACCGGCTCGTGTACAATTTTAAAACGGGAGATATCAAAACCATGCTCAGCGCACACTTTTTTGATTTCGTTCTCGTCACCGCATAAGGTTGCTTCAACAAGTCCCATTTCAACTGCTTTGTTTACAGCTTCAATAGAGTGACTATCGTTAGCATAAGCTACAACCAAACGCTTTTTTTGGGTATTTCCCTTCAATAACTCGTAGATGTCATCAATTTTCTGTATTGCCATGGCAAACTTATTTTTTACTTAATTAGTGATTTATGTTTAAAATTTGGAAGCAAAAATAACGCTTTTTGATGAAAATGGAAACAAAAAGATGCTTTTTGATTTTAGATTCTAATCACTTCGTTTATTCTTAATTTTAAATTACTTTTGTCTTTCGAAAAGAAAAATAGAAATCACGTGTCGTTAAAAAAAAATATCATAGCACTCTACTTGATCAAGGTTTCCAAATGGTTTACCCTGGTGATGCCTATCATTGTGCTATTTTACAAGGAATGCGGGCTGGATTTGGCGGATATATTCATCTTGAAGAGCATTTACTCCATCGCCATGGTGTCGCTGGAGATACCGACGGGTTATCTGGCCGACGTGTGGGGACGCAGGAATTGCTTGATCGCGGGGTGCATATTCTGCTTCCTGGGATTCTCCAACTATTCGATCTCCGACACGTTCACGGCATTTTTTCTCTCGGAGGTGTTGCTTGGATTCGGTCAAAGTTTGGTATCCGGGGCCGATTCCGCCCTACTCTACGACACCATGCTACATTACAAAAAAGAGGATGAGTACCTGAAATACGAGGGAAGAGTCACCATGATCGGGAATTTTTCGGAGGCTTTTGCCGGGATATTCAGCGGCCTACTGGCTGTTTACTCCCTCCGGCTCCCGTTTTACGTGCAAAGCGGGATCGCGTTCATCGGGATTCCGGCCGCCATTGCCTTAACCGAACACGCTGCGAAAACCAGGATAAAAAACTCTTTTGCCAATATCGTACAGATTATTCGATACTCGCTTTTCACGAACAAGGAGTTGTGTTATAACATCATGTTCTCCGGTATCATCGGGGCAGCCACGCTCACGATGGCTTGGTTTGTTCAACCTCTCTTGATAGAACTGGATACTCCGACCACTTGGTTTGGGATCATCTGGACCATTCTAAATCTCACCGTCGGGATCTCGGCCCTTTACTCGGACAAACTGGACCAACGCCTGGGGAGCATGAAGATGTACACGTTAATCTTGTTCTTTATCACGGGGGGATATATTGCCGTGGCCTTTAACGTTTCGTATATCGGTTTGGTATGCCTATTCTTTTTTTATATCGTGCGGGGTTTTGCCACTCCGATATTAAAAGGATATATCAATCAAATCACCTTTTCCGAAATGCGGGCTACCGTGTTGTCCATCCGTAACTTTGTCATCCGGCTCATGTTCGCGGCCATGGCACCGCTTGTCGGTTGGTTACACGACTTGTATTCTCTTTCTATCGCCCTGCAAGCCACGGCCGTTATTATTTTCGTACCCGGGTTGCTCTTCTTGATCCTGCAATATCGCTACAAGCCGAAAGAACCTTCCGTGTAAAATATATCACAAGAAAACAAAAGAGAGGTTAGCTTTAACGACAACCTCTCTTCATTTTATTTTCCGACAGAAACTTACCTTATGTCTTCGAGTATTTTGGTTATAGCCTGAAATACGTCTTCCACGGTACCATGTCCATTCACAGAAAAATGTTTTTTCTGAACCTTGTAATGATCAGCCACGGGCAGTGTCTTGGCCCTATATTCGCGGAAACGATTTTCAATCACCTCCTCGTTGTCATCGGCACGTCCTTCAATCTTAGCACGCTCCAACATACGGCGCATTAATTCGTCGTGAGGGACATCAATACTCACCAACGCGCTCAACGGATGTCCCGTTTTAGCCAGCATCTCGTCAAGAATTTCGGCTTGTCTTACCGTTCTGGGGAACCCGTCAAACAAAAAACCATCCACGTCTTTGTGATGTTCGATGCTATTTTTGATTAATGCAACCACAAACTCGTCAGATAATAACTCGCCTTTATTAATAATTCCGGCAGCCATTTTACCAAAATCCGTTCCTTCGGCTATCTCTTTACGAATCATCTCCCCTGTTGACAGATGCGCCAGATTGTATTTTTCAACAATCTTTTTCGCCTGAGTACCTTTCCCGGCTCCTGGAGGGCCAAACAATGCAATATTCAGCATGACAATAACTTTATTTTATTCCTTTTGATGTATTAATTGTTTCATTTTATGAACTCAGGCACAAAGGTATACTTTAATCCAAATTATAAAATAGAAAAGTCAGAATATTTTCTAATTTTATGTTTTGAATAGCATCATTTTTACATAATCATGAATTCCAATATTTAAAAGACTTCATGATAAAGTCATTCGTGTGAATTACTCTTCCACTTTTTCAAGTATGTCAAGCCCCGAGTAATAGGTTCGATGGTATGATTTTTTGCCCGTCGCATTCATTCTAGACAAAATGTACTTGATATTTCCCTGGTTATCAACTTCATAATCTTCCACGAATCCATATCTAGCTTCTTCCTTTATGTATTTTCGCCCCTCCTCGTCCGGAATAACCCGCCGGAAAGCAGGAGTTGTAATTTTCACCTTTTCATTCACCTCAAACTGCTTGTTTTCATTAATATACTGCTCTTTCAGTTGCCTTTCCTGCTCCCGATATCCGGCTATAATTTCTTCCAGATCTCTCATAGAAGTTAGATATTCTTCTTTTGTCATGGTTTTATTCATTTATCGAAACAATTTACCTACACTTTTTGCATTATAAATGCTATTATCTCCTTGTAATTACAAATATACGAAATAAATCAAACAGTTTATTAATTTTGTTGTAAAATTAGCAATATTGCATATAAGTGTACGAAAACATTTATACTGCATTACTTCTGTTCTTGAAAATTACATTGTAATTTAGTACATTCGCAGGTATTTCCGGAATCAAAAATATGAACAAAAAAAAGACTACAACACGAAAAAAAGCCGCGAAGAAGAAACAAAGTATCTTTGCTCGTGTTTTCAAAACGATATTATTGAGTAGTTTACTGGCTGCTATTCTCGTCGGGCTTTTCGTATGTTGCGTGTACTACGGAACGTGGGGAAAAATTCCAGACTACCAGGATTTGAGGGAAATTCGTAATAACGAGGCCTCTTCCCTGTATAGTGAGGACGGGGAGTTGCTCGGAAAATATTACGTGGAAAATCGTACGAACGTCATGTTCGGCAGTATATCCCACCATGCCATAAACGCCTTGATCGCTACTGAAGACGTGCGCTTTTACGAGCATCATGGATTCGATAAAATCAGTATGTTGAGGGTATTGTTCAAGACGTTACTACTGGGAGACAAGAGTTCGGGAGGGGGAAGTACGATCAGCCAGCAACTGGCCAAAAATCTCTATCCCCGTCAGTACAACAGTCGTTTCATGATTCCGGTGATCAAAATCAAAGAGATCATCACGGCGCATCGCCTTGAAAAATTATACTCCAAGGATGAAATTCTCACGCTGTATTTAAACACCGTGTCTTTTGGCGAAGGCACATTCGGTATTGAAAGTGCCGCCCAAAAGTATTTTTCCACGACGGCAACACGTCTCTCCGTTCCGGAGGCCGCCACGCTGATCGGACTCTTGAAAGGGCCTTCTTACTACAATCCCCGCGTACATCCCGATCGCACGTTACAACGACGCAACACGGTGATCGCCCAGATGGTCAAGTACGATTACCTGACGGAAGAGGAAGGAGAAGCCTTGAAACAAGAAAAGTTACATCTCCGCTTCAAGCCCTTAAATCACTATTCCGGTCTGGCACCCTATTTACGTGAACAAATCCGCCAAGATGCCGTCAAGTTCATTGCCGAATACAACGAGGCAAACAGTACCAATTATGACTTGTATAAAGACGGGCTAAAATTGGTCACCACGATTGATGCTGAGATGCAACGTTACGCGGAAAAAGCGATGCGGCAGCACATGAAATCATTGCAACACGCTTTCTACACGCATCTGGGGAAACAAGAACCGTGGGATAAGGAGAAAAATCTTCTCGATAACGCCATTAGGGAAAGCGAGGTGTACAAGGAGTTGAAACGTCAGGGACTTAACGAGAAAGACATCCTCGCCGCCATGAACGAGAAAAAGCCCATGACTATTTATAGCGCGTATCAAGGGGAGGTCGAAATGCAAATGTCTTCCATCGACTCGATCAAGCACTACTTGAAAATACTTCAACCCGGCATGATTGCCGTGGAACCCCAATCCGGAAAAATAAAAGTATGGATCGGGGGACTGGATTTTAAGTATTTCCAATATGATCAAGTGTTGGCCCCCCGTCAAGTCGGTTCCGTGTTCAAGCCGGTCGTTTACAGTGCAGCCATTGAACAGGGAGCCCGAGTCGATGCCTACTATAATAATGAACAAAAAAGTTACCCGGAATACGACAACTGGACGCCTCGAAATTCGAACAACCAGTACGGTGGTTACTACACGCTGAAAGGGGCTTTAAGTCAATCCATCAATACGATTGCCGTGCAAGTTCTTCTACAAACAGGGATTGACGCCACGATAGGACATGCCCGTCGTTTGGGGATACAAAGTGAACTGCCCGCGGTCCCCTCCCTCGCCTTAGGAGCTGCCAATATTCCTCTCCGGGAAATGATTCTTCCCTACTTGTGTTATGCAAATAACGGCATATCGACAACGCCCCATTAC
Encoded proteins:
- a CDS encoding adenylate kinase — protein: MLNIALFGPPGAGKGTQAKKIVEKYNLAHLSTGEMIRKEIAEGTDFGKMAAGIINKGELLSDEFVVALIKNSIEHHKDVDGFLFDGFPRTVRQAEILDEMLAKTGHPLSALVSIDVPHDELMRRMLERAKIEGRADDNEEVIENRFREYRAKTLPVADHYKVQKKHFSVNGHGTVEDVFQAITKILEDIR
- a CDS encoding peptidylprolyl isomerase, which gives rise to MYRAEIHTEKGVMKVLFFEKDAPNTVANFVKLAREGFYDGLTFHRVIPDFVIQGGCPKGDGTGGPGYTIKCELNGDNQYHDRGVLSMAHAGRDTGGSQFFICHNRRNTAHLDRRHTCFGQVYEGLEVIDAIRQGDKIIKIVITEENE
- a CDS encoding penicillin-binding protein 1A, with protein sequence MNKKKTTTRKKAAKKKQSIFARVFKTILLSSLLAAILVGLFVCCVYYGTWGKIPDYQDLREIRNNEASSLYSEDGELLGKYYVENRTNVMFGSISHHAINALIATEDVRFYEHHGFDKISMLRVLFKTLLLGDKSSGGGSTISQQLAKNLYPRQYNSRFMIPVIKIKEIITAHRLEKLYSKDEILTLYLNTVSFGEGTFGIESAAQKYFSTTATRLSVPEAATLIGLLKGPSYYNPRVHPDRTLQRRNTVIAQMVKYDYLTEEEGEALKQEKLHLRFKPLNHYSGLAPYLREQIRQDAVKFIAEYNEANSTNYDLYKDGLKLVTTIDAEMQRYAEKAMRQHMKSLQHAFYTHLGKQEPWDKEKNLLDNAIRESEVYKELKRQGLNEKDILAAMNEKKPMTIYSAYQGEVEMQMSSIDSIKHYLKILQPGMIAVEPQSGKIKVWIGGLDFKYFQYDQVLAPRQVGSVFKPVVYSAAIEQGARVDAYYNNEQKSYPEYDNWTPRNSNNQYGGYYTLKGALSQSINTIAVQVLLQTGIDATIGHARRLGIQSELPAVPSLALGAANIPLREMILPYLCYANNGISTTPHYLLSIKDREGRILYEAEPPRGERVLPAEQAHIMSSMLSTVIQEGTGKRLPNNYGLDISLAGKTGTTQNQADGWFIGYNPRIVVGIRVGANNSRVHFNSTALGQGANMALPIFGLFMQECLQSNTYAYWSRLSFPVPPVEVEKELEVPTFKENINLWERLTNQKLEKVKKQDTEKDTESPKKKGFFRKIGDLFKKKDKK
- a CDS encoding MFS transporter, which gives rise to MPIIVLFYKECGLDLADIFILKSIYSIAMVSLEIPTGYLADVWGRRNCLIAGCIFCFLGFSNYSISDTFTAFFLSEVLLGFGQSLVSGADSALLYDTMLHYKKEDEYLKYEGRVTMIGNFSEAFAGIFSGLLAVYSLRLPFYVQSGIAFIGIPAAIALTEHAAKTRIKNSFANIVQIIRYSLFTNKELCYNIMFSGIIGAATLTMAWFVQPLLIELDTPTTWFGIIWTILNLTVGISALYSDKLDQRLGSMKMYTLILFFITGGYIAVAFNVSYIGLVCLFFFYIVRGFATPILKGYINQITFSEMRATVLSIRNFVIRLMFAAMAPLVGWLHDLYSLSIALQATAVIIFVPGLLFLILQYRYKPKEPSV
- a CDS encoding bifunctional enoyl-CoA hydratase/phosphate acetyltransferase, producing MAIQKIDDIYELLKGNTQKKRLVVAYANDSHSIEAVNKAVEMGLVEATLCGDENEIKKVCAEHGFDISRFKIVHEPVDTKAAAKAVQMVRDKEADFIMKGLVSTDKYMRAILNKDCGLLPPKATLSHVVVMECPNYHKLLVFSDAAIIPAPDFSQKMAIVKYVTQIANALGVQRPKVAMISATEQVLPKVESTTDAAILAKMGERGQLGNIDIDGPLALDVAIDKEAAEIKKIKSPVAGDADCLVFPNIESGNVFYKTNTKLANARQGAILVGATAPSVLSSRGDSVDAKLNSIALAALFAK